A window of the Labeo rohita strain BAU-BD-2019 chromosome 1, IGBB_LRoh.1.0, whole genome shotgun sequence genome harbors these coding sequences:
- the taf5l gene encoding TAF5-like RNA polymerase II p300/CBP-associated factor-associated factor 65 kDa subunit 5L: MKRVRTEQIQYAVTQYLKRRQYIDTDGSLKGAKLSQSAEEMAASLTVQTESSCANVVSAAPCQSDPQQYETQFSRLRSFLQDAEAPLVKEVSGVLFPLFLYLHLDMARCGLKGAVDSFYSRFHSFFQQDPEQKAIVDLLRGAVTPQDVTSNPKLCSLLDHKYVVHLTDQAYSYLLRYLQSDDNSAICWVLSTHVQVEVTAAHRTDYQLYGAGIGAGNTTSTSSSSTTWTAVDGSEGAERVEVTAGLPQNEAALEALQDCIKRVREGPPSLTTVCFYAFQHTDQLLNTAEVSADSRLLAAGFDNSAVKLWSLRARKLKAGPHRADVSKIRLACDVLEEEADDEDASGSEIKTLRAHSGPVYRTAFLTDGSGLLSCSEDSTVRFWDLNSFTNTVLYRGHAYPVWDVDVSPCSLYFSTASHDRTARLWSFARTYPLRLYAGHLSDVDCVKFHPNSNYVATGSTDKTVRLWSTQQGASVRLFTGHRGPVLSLAFSPNGKYLASAGEDQRLKLWDLASGSLFKDLRGHTDSITSLSFSQDSSLVASASMDNSVRVWDIRSAHGTAPNDGSSSELIGQYTGSTSNILNVQFMACNLLLVTGTALEKQEQ, translated from the exons ATGAAGCGTGTACGGACGGAGCAGATCCAGTATGCGGTGACCCAGTACCTGAAGAGGAGGCAGTACATAGACACAGATGGGTCTCTAAAGGGGGCCAAACTTTCCCAGTCAGCTGAGGAGATGGCAGCCAGTCTGACAG TTCAGACAGAGTCCAGCTGTGCGAATGTGGTGTCCGCAGCCCCGTGTCAGTCAGACCCGCAGCAGTACGAGACCCAGTTCTCCAGACTGCGCTCCTTCTTGCAAG ATGCAGAAGCGCCGTTAGTGAAGGAGGTGAGCGGCGTTTTGTTTCCGCTCTTCCTCTACCTGCACCTGGACATGGCGCGGTGTGGCCTGAAGGGGGCGGTAGACTCATTTTACAGTCGCTTCCACTCGTTCTTCCAGCAGGACCCTGAGCAGAAAGCAATTGTAGACCTTTTACGAGGAGCCGTCACGCCTCAG GATGTGACCTCAAACCCTAAACTCTGCTCGCTCCTGGATCACAAGTATGTGGTGCACCTGACGGATCAAGCGTACAGCTACCTGCTGCGTTACCTACAGAGTGACGACAACAGTGCCATTTGCTGGGTGCTCAGCACACACGTGCAG gtggaGGTGACAGCAGCACACCGAACTGACTACCAGCTGTACGGCGCAGGCATAGGAGCGGGAAACACTACCTCCACTTCCTCTTCCTCCACTACATGGACTGCGGTGGACGGGTCAGAGGGGGCGGAGCGTGTGGAGGTCACGGCGGGGTTACCTCAGAACGAGGCGGCGCTGGAGGCGTTGCAGGACTGCATAAAGCGCGTACGTGAAGGTCCACCTTCGCTCACCACCGTCTGCTTCTACGCCTTCCAGCACACGGATCAGCTGTTGAACACGGCCGAGGTGTCGGCGGATAGTCGCTTGCTGGCGGCCGGCTTCGATAACTCTGCCGTGAAGCTGTGGAGTCTGCGGGCCAGGAAGCTGAAGGCGGGACCTCACAGGGCCGACGTGTCTAAAATAAGACTCGCCTGTGATGTTCTGGAGGAGGAG GCAGATGATGAGGACGCCTCAGGCAGTGAAATAAAGACCCTGCGTGCTCACAGCGGCCCTGTTTACCGCACAGCGTTCCTAACAGACGGCTCCGGTTTGCTGTCCTGTTCGGAGGACTCCACCGTTCGCTTCTGGGATCTAAACAGCTTCACAAACACCGTCCTGTACCGCGGCCACGCGTACCCCGTCTGGGATGTGGACGTCAGTCCCTGCAGCCTGTACTTCTCCACGGCGTCCCACGACCGCACAGCTCGCCTCTGGAGCTTCGCACGCACGTATCCGCTCCGCCTCTACGCCGGCCACTTATCTGACGTCGACTGTGTCAAATTCCACCCCAACTCCAACTACGTGGCGACGGGCTCCACGGATAAAACCGTACGCCTGTGGAGCACCCAACAGGGGGCGTCCGTGAGGCTGTTCACCGGGCACCGTGGTCCCGTTCTGTCACTCGCCTTCTCGCCCAACGGCAAGTACTTGGCGTCGGCAGGAGAGGATCAGAGACTGAAGCTGTGGGACCTGGCGTCCGGCAGCTTGTTCAAAGACCTGCGGGGTCACACCGACAGCATCACCAGTCTCTCCTTCAGCCAGGACAGCAGTCTGGTGGCCTCGGCCTCTATGGACAACTCTGTGCGAGTGTGGGACATACGCAGCGCTCACGGCACAGCTCCCAATGACGGCTCCAGCAGCGAGCTGATTGGACAGTACACAGGCAGCACTAGCAACATCCTCAATGTGCAGTTCATGGCCTGTAACCTGCTGCTGGTGACGGGCACTGCGCTGGAGAAACAGGAACAGTGA